ACTATAAAGGGGTATGAGACCGAGAGTTGTGGAAATCTTTATGCTTTTGTGATGGAAAGATCATTAAGCATTTTAAATACAAGTGGTAGATTCGGTATGATAGCTCCAGTTTCTCTAGGCTCTACGCCTCGTATGTTACCTCTGCGAAGAATGCTCACCAATAATGCAAGCCATATTTACTATTCAAATTTTGCTGACCGACCGAGTTGCCTTTTCATTGGGGTTCACCAAATTCTTTCTATATGTGTCATGGAAAAATCATCTAACGGAAATTCCTTTTTGATGTCATCTGGTTTCAATCACTGGTTAAATGATGAAAGGAACTTTCTATTTGAAAATCTAATTTACGTTCAGTCTGAGGAACATATAATCGATGGGGCATGGGGTAAGTTTTCTGATTTGATAGAATTGCGAATTTTCTCTAGGATTAAAGCACAGAAGAAAAATATTACATCCTATTACTCGCGTCAGGGAAAGTTATTAGCAGTTAGCGGAGGTACTGGTGGTTATTGGCTTCGCGCTTTTGACGTACCACAACAATCAAACGAATACAGGCAGTATTTTGTAGCGGATAAAGATACCCGACTGGCTTTGTGTGCAATTTTAAATTCAAATGCGTTCTATTGGCTATGGAGAAAGTATTCTGACTGTAGACATTTAACAAAATCTGACATGGCAAAATTCACTATAGATTTTGACACAGCAATTCCACGTTCTCTTGTCACTATTGGCGAAAAACAAATATTAGCACTAAAGGGTACTAAAGAAACGAGATACGGAAAGATGACCTATGAACAATATAGACCAAGTCGGACGAAGCTTTTTATAGACTCTATCGACCGTGTGTTGGCACAACATTACGGCTTCACGGATGAGGAATTGGATTTCATCATAAATTACGACATTAAATACAGGATGGGTTTGGGGACGGAAGAAGAAAGCGGAGAATGAATGAAATTCAGAGAGGTCAAAATCAAAAACTTCCGTTGTCTAGTTGATGTGACCATCCCTATAGGGGATACGACCGTCTTGGTGGGTGAAAATAACTCTGGGAAAACGGCATTTCTTAATGCTTTAAGGATTGCTTTACCTAGAAGTCTGGCAGGTCGGGGTAGTCCTTTTGACGAGTACGACTATTACATGTCCAAAGTTGGAGATTCTCCCCAGACAAGTGAAGGTATTGTAATAGAATTATGATATCGGGAGGATAAATCTGGCGAATGGCCAGACTCTTTAATCCAAGCCCTTACCGATATTATTCAAACGGACCCTATAAAGGAGTTGGATTCGATAGGGCTAAGGCTATCTAGCAAATTTGATGAAATGGCAAAGGAGATTGTCACCAAATGGGAGTTCCTCAATTTGGATGGACAGCCGTTAGGTGGGAAGGGTGCAAATCCAAGTAATCTGTCAAGCTTTCTCTCTTACATACGTTTCTTTTATTTATCTGCACTACGGGATTCTGAGGATGAGTTTTCTCCACGGTCTCAGTTCTGGGGGCGAATACTACGCGACCTTAAAATTAGTGAGGAACAGAGAAGAAATCTAGGTGATGAACTATTAAAACTCAACAATGCTCTGCTTAAAGCTGATCCAAGACTTGAACAAGTAAGAGTCTCTTTAGAGAAAATCCAAAGGATTATAGCACTAGGAGCTGCACAAACCACTTCAATACAGCCATTGCCACTTCAACCCTGGGAATTAATGTCGAAATCGGAGGTAGTTATCAGGGGGCGTGGAAGTGAGGTTGAATTTCCGCTCTCACGCCACGGACAGGGTATGCAGAGCTTGGCTGTTCTCTTTCTTTTCCAAGCCTACATTGATGTTCTTCTCAAACCAACATTTCAGCCGGAAACAGAAGCCATATTAGCATTAGAAGAACCGGAAGCCCATCTCCATCCCCATGCGACTCGTGCCCTTGCAGCGAATTTGGGCGAGGTCAAAAGCCAGAAAATTATCTCAACGCACTCACCCTACTTCATTCAAGAGATCCCATTCACACAGATTCGGATGTTTCGTCGAGATAGCTTATCAAACAAAGTGCTTTATGTTAAACGTTCTTTTTCGGCCAAAGTACCAAATGCAACTGGTTTATTGGATTTTTGCACAAATAACGCATCAAAGTTTAACTATATTGAAGGCACTTCTACGCTTACTGTGAACGGCAGGATGGAAGAGAAGGAGTACCGCGACTTACTTGCCATGTATCCAGAACAAAGAGATGTTCACATTCAACTAAAACGACTTCGTACAGCATCACAGTCGTACCTCAGTGATAAGGACCTTTCCGACCTTGACACTTATGCAAAACGCATTCGGGGAGAAGTGCTATTTGCGCGTGCATGGTTTTTCTGTGAAGGTCAGAGCGAGTATTTACTCCTTCGGTATTTTGCGGAATTGTTGGGGAGGCCATTAGATCAAGCAGGGGTCACATTAATTGACTTTCAAAACAATGGATCTCCGGGAGCCTTCGTTGGTCTAGCACAGGCTTTTGAAATTCCATGGATTATGATATGTGACAATGATGATGAAGGAAAGAGATTTGTTAAACAGGTTAAAGACCGTGGTCTGACAGATAAAGAAATTAAGGAACTTGTCCGAGCACTCCCAGAAGAAGGAGCGGATCTGGAAATTTTCCTTGTAAAGAATGGGTTTATTAAAGAATACATAGAAATTCTTTCTGAGCGAAAGGTGAGTTTAACTAAAAAACCGGATGAAACAGGATATGAAGAGGAAATTGCATCGAAAATAAGAACGGGTAAGACAGGTTATACTATTTTACTAATAGAAAAACTTCGAGCAGCAGGGTCAAATGCAGCACGTGTTCCCGAATTTTTTGCCAAAGCTATAAACGATATAATCGTAAAAGCAGGATAGAATGGGCACTGAAAAATTTATCGAGGCTTGGGAAAGACTTAGCACCATTCAGCTAGAAGCAGTCAAGTGGGATGAGGGGTCTTTAGTGGTTCTAGCCGGTCCCGGCTCTGGTAAGACTAGAGTTCTTACATGCCGTATAGCTCGGATCCTTGAGTCTAGTAGCGACAAGAATTTCCGTATCTTAGGTCTAACTTTTACCAATAAGGCGGCGGACGAGATGCGGACTCGTGTTGTTGATTTTGTGCCTGGACAAGAAGGACGTCTTTTTCTAGGTACTTTCCATTCATTCTGTGCTGATATTTTACGACAGCATGGAACCCATATAGGTATCAATCCAAATTTTCGAATATATTCGCAAGACGTCGATTTGAAAGCAGTTTTAAACGATGCAGTAGAAGAAGCTAGGAAAGTAAGTGAGTTAGTGACCGATCTTGATAAGAAAACGTTACCAGTTATTCAGGGTCTAAAGTCTCATTTGATTTTACCTGAGGAATGTCGCGATGCGTTTAGAGATAAAAGACTCGGGGAAAGAATGGCGGTTGTTTATCCGCTCTATGAAGCGGAATTAGCTAAACGGAATGCGCTGGATTTTAACTCTCTTATCCTGAAAGCTTATCAGTTATTCACAAAGTTCCCCGCTTTTGCCAAGCGCTATAGGACGGTCTATCCATACATATGCATTGATGAGTTTCAGGATACTAATCAGGCTCAGTATAGCCTTATCCGTGCTCTTACCGGTGACAAGCATAGAAATCTATTTGTAGTTGCTGACGATGACAGATTATCTACCAGTGGAATGGAGCTAGTCACAAACGCCTTGAGGAGTTTATAAAAGATTATTCACCTAAGATTATACAATTGCCTATGAACTACAGATGTCCGTCTGAGATCGTAAAATTAGCTAATAATCTCATCCGTCACAACTTTCTGAGGTCGCCCGATAAAAAACCACTTGAGGCATTTCATTCTGCGTCTGATAAAAACGTTGTGCGTCTTCTTTCAGATTTTCCTGATTTCGATGCTGAGTCAGCAGGAATAGCCAAGGACATCAAAAACCTTCATTCTGGACATCTTGGTTCTGTAGTTGTTTTGGGGAGAAGCCGTAAACTTCTTGAAGGCGCTGAGAATGCATTGAGAAGCGAAAGGTTGTCCTGTGTAATCTCTCAGAGAAAAGATGAATTTGAGAGCACGCCGTTTGTGTGGCTTCACTCCATTCTACGTCTTGCTAATGATAGACAAAACCTTGATAGTCTAGAGGCAGTATGCGGTACTTTTGCCCAACTTACTCAGGTGGAGGTTGACCCCGACGTAGTGACAACACAAGCCTTAGCGTCGAATGGTGATTTTTTGCGACATTGGATTAAGCTTGCTTGTCAAAAGCCTTCAGATCATTTAGTTAAGGAGATTCTGGATCAGACCTCACTCTACTTAGGTGAGGGCAGAGATTTTAA
The sequence above is drawn from the Thermodesulfobacteriota bacterium genome and encodes:
- a CDS encoding ATP-dependent helicase; translation: MNYRCPSEIVKLANNLIRHNFLRSPDKKPLEAFHSASDKNVVRLLSDFPDFDAESAGIAKDIKNLHSGHLGSVVVLGRSRKLLEGAENALRSERLSCVISQRKDEFESTPFVWLHSILRLANDRQNLDSLEAVCGTFAQLTQVEVDPDVVTTQALASNGDFLRHWIKLACQKPSDHLVKEILDQTSLYLGEGRDFKKFSRLALDWFNELVQIQQKVNGNPTVEVFARYEEERSVWEELMRDITRSLGDQLTLEAFLQELQMHSKEPSPKPNTVVLMTIHGAKGKEFDHVYLIGLVEDEMPSFQSKRKGDNSPEMEEERRNCFVAITRTIKTLTLSYAEKYWGWPKEPSRFLFEMGLLPGEKV
- a CDS encoding TOPRIM nucleotidyl transferase/hydrolase domain-containing protein, with the protein product MYPEQRDVHIQLKRLRTASQSYLSDKDLSDLDTYAKRIRGEVLFARAWFFCEGQSEYLLLRYFAELLGRPLDQAGVTLIDFQNNGSPGAFVGLAQAFEIPWIMICDNDDEGKRFVKQVKDRGLTDKEIKELVRALPEEGADLEIFLVKNGFIKEYIEILSERKVSLTKKPDETGYEEEIASKIRTGKTGYTILLIEKLRAAGSNAARVPEFFAKAINDIIVKAG
- a CDS encoding UvrD-helicase domain-containing protein; protein product: MGTEKFIEAWERLSTIQLEAVKWDEGSLVVLAGPGSGKTRVLTCRIARILESSSDKNFRILGLTFTNKAADEMRTRVVDFVPGQEGRLFLGTFHSFCADILRQHGTHIGINPNFRIYSQDVDLKAVLNDAVEEARKVSELVTDLDKKTLPVIQGLKSHLILPEECRDAFRDKRLGERMAVVYPLYEAELAKRNALDFNSLILKAYQLFTKFPAFAKRYRTVYPYICIDEFQDTNQAQYSLIRALTGDKHRNLFVVADDDRLSTSGMELVTNALRSL